A single genomic interval of Astyanax mexicanus isolate ESR-SI-001 chromosome 4, AstMex3_surface, whole genome shotgun sequence harbors:
- the LOC125801485 gene encoding zinc finger protein 239-like, with protein MEPSPNMEKHQHSVKSFTKQSDLKKHQRIHTGEKPYHCSDCGKSFTEQSILKIHQRIHTGEKPYYCSDCGKSFTRQSDLKLHQRIHTGEKPYYCFDCGKSFTQQGHLKIHQRIHTGEKPYHCSDCGKSFTRQSDLKNHQRIHTGEKPYHCSDCGKSFTEQSTLKLHQRIHTGEKPYYCFDCGKSFTQKSHLKIHQRIHTGEKPYHCSDCGKSFTQQSSLKIHQRIHTGEKPYHCSDCGKSFTLQSELILHQCIHKR; from the coding sequence atggagccaagtcccaacatggagaaacatcagcactctgtcaagagttttactaaacagagtgatctcaaaaaacaccagcgcattcacacaggagagaaaccgtatcactgctcagactgtgggaagagttttactgaacagagtattctcaaaatacaccagcgcattcacaccggagagaaaccatattactgctcagactgtgggaagagttttactagacagagtgatctcaaactgcaccagcgcattcacacaggagagaaaccgtattactgtttcgactgtgggaagagttttactcaacagggtcatctcaaaatacaccagcgcattcacacaggagagaaaccgtatcactgctcagactgtgggaagagttttactagacagagtgatctcaaaaatcaccagcgcattcacacaggagagaaaccgtatcactgttcagactgtggaaagagttttactgaacagagtactctcaaactgcatcagcgcattcacacaggagagaaaccgtattactgtttcgactgtgggaagagttttactcaaaagagtcatctcaaaatacaccagcgcattcacacaggagagaaaccgtatcactgctcagactgtgggaagagttttactcaacagagtagtctcaaaatacaccagcgcattcacacaggagagaaaccgtatcactgttcagactgtgggaagagttttactttacagagtgaacttatattacatcagtgcattcacaaaagatag